In the genome of Mercurialis annua linkage group LG8, ddMerAnnu1.2, whole genome shotgun sequence, the window TCTTTATCATGCTACACTTTGCATCTGTGGTTATCCTTGACCAATTTCataatttggatttttattatttactttttatcTACAAGTCTGCTTCATGCCACAATAATTGATGTTTAAGCTCAAATGCTTCTCCACTTTCAGACAGTATTGAAAACTTGCCCAAACTTGTGGAGGATATCATCCAGACATCTATCAGCACAGGTCCTCGTGGACCCTTAAGGCTAGCTCAAGGCATCCAAGCTGTTCTTGGAGTTGGTAGCGAGTGGCTGGCAGATGTCTCACAGGTACTTTTCGTTCAACCAAAGGGATTCCCTGTTTCCTTTATTTTTATGTGTATGTATGTTATTTTACTTTCCTTAGTCCCTCAGGTACTAGAATGAAGGTTTTGGGCTGCCATAGCACAGAAGTCACTAATCTTCAGTAGCATTCTTAAATTTGCAGTCAACAAATTCACCTTCTGGATTGACTACCCAATCGCAGCTTGGATTACTTTCTCCACTATATCTGAGGAAATTGTTTGAACGTATGGGAGCAACCTATATCAAATTAGGTCAGGTAAGTCCTATTGCTGCTGTCTTAGATTCTTCATGAGCGCAGAGTCATTCGTCTGTCTATCTGTTTGATTCTTTGATTAACCTTATAAAGATGTTATAACATGAAGATGAATTTGTATGTTCAAAAAACCCACTGTTTTTATGCAATTAGCAGGTTAACTTTATGTGAATACATTCATTGCTTTAAAGCAATAAGTTTAGTTTATCTATCCTGGCCTTTTATGtaactattaattattatttaactaATGCTTTCTTACCATATATGTTTCCCAGTTCATAGCTTCTGCACCAACAATATTTCCACCAGAATATGTTGAAGAATTTCAGAACTGTTTCGATAGAGCTCCAGCAGTACCCTTTGAAGAAATTGAAGCCATCCTGCGCGAGGAATTAGGAAGGCCAATAGAAAGTGTGTATGAGTTTGTTGACCCGACACCAATTGCCTCAGCCTCAATAGCACAGGTATCATTTTCtttgctttttttttctctccttCTGCAATGGTTTATGTGTCTATGGCCAACTGTGGTCTGCCTCCTTCCCTCATATTATCATTAATCAAATGATCGGTTGATGCCTATGATTATATTGCCTAGGTTCATGGGGCTAGACTTAAAGGTACTCGAGAAGATGTGGTTATAAAGGTCCTGAAACCTGGATTGGAAGATATATTAGTGGCAGATTTGAACTTTGTGTACATTGTTGCTCGCCTGCTGGAGTTTTTAAGCCCTGAACTCAGTCGAGCATCGCTGGTAAAATTGTTGACTTTGTTCATTTTCTTGCAACTTATGGCAGGTTGCAGTTTTTGCAGAGAATTCATCCCTTTCTATTTATGTAGTTATATGGGTAACTATGATCCTCTAATACCCAAGTACTTACGCGTTAGCTGAAAAATTTGAATCAACCAATGTATTGGTTTTTGTGTTTCTTGGCCTTTGCGTCTgtgtaagaatttttttaatattgacaTAAGAAGTTTTCTCAGAAAACATGCATCTGTGTTTattcttttcttgtttttgcTTATGCTTTATGTTTGGTTAGGTTGCTATTGTCAAAGACATAAGGGAATCCATGCTTGAAGAAGTTGACTTTTATAAGGAAGCTGCAAATGTTGAATCATTTCGGAGATATTTAGAAGCTATGGGACTTACAAGGCAGGCTACTGCCCCAAAAGTCTATCAGCATTGCAGCACCCGGCGAGTTTTAACCATGGAGAGGCTTTATGGAGTACCTCTTACTGACCTGGACTCCATAAGTTCACTTGTTGCTAGTCCAGAGACCAGTCTTATAACAGCCCTAAATGTTTGGTATGATGTTGGAAAAACTGACATGCTTGCGATATTTAATGTGTGTTCCGAAGATCGTTTATTAAGTTAAAGAAGTTAATACgcattgatttttaatttatgtgcaGGTTTGGTAGTTTGCTTGCATGTGAAACTTTCCATGCAGATGTACATGCTGGCAATTTGTGGCTATTACGTGATGGACGTATTGGGTTCCTAGATTTTGGTAAGATACTAAGATAAAGTTTCGCAAGATGTTTATTTGTGTTTTGCTTCATATGAACTTTAATAAAGTCATCAATTTCCTTAACAAGCTTAGGATTGttcttataattaaaaattattagtttttcAATAGACGGTTCTGGTAGCTGCTTTACTTCAGTGCATAGTTGTTGAATTAGGTACTTTCTGCAGATACTCTGCCAGTGGCTAAGCCTTGTATACTGCTCGCATGATGGTTATTGCTATGTGTCTAAATTATCATCACATTTTCTGCTTTTCTGTAAATTTCTGGCAAGCATCCTGTGTTAATCAGCAAAGTCATACAAAATTTGAGTCTTTTATC includes:
- the LOC126662246 gene encoding uncharacterized aarF domain-containing protein kinase At5g05200, chloroplastic; protein product: MAMISVSSLLRGLLNPCPCPQLCVASYGPRKLHFRSKLFARYSPAQDRFSSRLQDSIENLPKLVEDIIQTSISTGPRGPLRLAQGIQAVLGVGSEWLADVSQSTNSPSGLTTQSQLGLLSPLYLRKLFERMGATYIKLGQFIASAPTIFPPEYVEEFQNCFDRAPAVPFEEIEAILREELGRPIESVYEFVDPTPIASASIAQVHGARLKGTREDVVIKVLKPGLEDILVADLNFVYIVARLLEFLSPELSRASLVAIVKDIRESMLEEVDFYKEAANVESFRRYLEAMGLTRQATAPKVYQHCSTRRVLTMERLYGVPLTDLDSISSLVASPETSLITALNVWFGSLLACETFHADVHAGNLWLLRDGRIGFLDFGIVGRISPKTWAAMEVFLTSISSEEYESMASALIEMGATDKDVDVNAFARDLEKIFSSIQELDTELVVATARDANTRATAVSANVLVDERQMNAIFLDVVRVSESYGLKFPREFALLMKQLLYFDRYTRLLAPNMNMLQDQRITVVSNGRSRNSRDNFK